In Bacteroidota bacterium, the sequence ATAACTTCAGTAATCGGAAGTAGCTATGTTTATCTGTCATGTCTGTGGCTCGCATGAAGCCGACAAAAAATTTGTAAGTGAATCCTTCGGGATCCGCGGCGAGACCGTACTCGTCGAACAAATTCCGGCTACCGTCTGTCGTCAGTGCGGCGAAATAATTTTCGACCTTGATACCGCCGAGCATGTCCGCGAGATGCTAAACGATCATGCTGTCCCTTCCCGCCGAATCTCAATTCCGGTGTACGAGTATGCGTGAGTGA encodes:
- a CDS encoding YgiT-type zinc finger protein produces the protein MFICHVCGSHEADKKFVSESFGIRGETVLVEQIPATVCRQCGEIIFDLDTAEHVREMLNDHAVPSRRISIPVYEYA